A DNA window from Nitrospira sp. contains the following coding sequences:
- a CDS encoding Bifunctional glutamine synthetase adenylyltransferase/adenylyl-removing enzyme (MaGe:77310877): protein MIRRSTKPTSTPDRNPAQPPSSKPDPRPILLAAERDPQQTGTILSAYGLHDTEQADRNLQAMAGDPHQRRQLAEILPILLESLARTADPDQALNHWERLFGEVTRSSFLDYLRSSPRMLDLLCTIFGNSDALAFTVIRDPMLVYWLAEAAVLSKPPARKELEAALHKSLAHVTVKELKLEALRRFRRREMLRIGVRDLLRLSPVQETTASLSDLASLLIHAAYEIVDADLRQQYGVPMHKTKQGRWVETGFAVMGMGKLGGHELNYSSDVDLIYVYASHDGETRAPRGKQAGAHKAASGAVGISNEEYFEILSRELTKALVEQTREGYVFRVDLRLRAEGSVGQLARSLDDYKKYYATRGVVWERLALLKAWPVAGSMEVGLAFLKMVKPFIFGPAKETIDLAGALAVIQDIRGVKEMIDVKMADRGHERRNVKLGIGGIREIEFFVQTVQVIAGKRVTGLLDRSTLGALNRLVKYKLISGQERDDLTAAYVFLRDVEHKLQMVQDFQTHALPDSAEELERCAIRGGYDTDDRAKGVAQFHADHERHTGFVNRFFRSFYYDAKTSPVLKATMRLVMA from the coding sequence ATGATTCGACGATCTACAAAACCAACGTCAACGCCTGATCGGAATCCGGCGCAGCCGCCTTCTTCAAAACCGGACCCTCGTCCGATCCTGCTTGCCGCCGAGCGGGATCCACAACAGACCGGGACGATCTTATCCGCGTATGGCCTGCACGACACTGAGCAGGCTGACCGCAATTTGCAGGCGATGGCAGGCGATCCGCACCAGCGCCGGCAGCTCGCCGAGATCCTCCCTATTTTGTTGGAGTCGCTGGCAAGGACCGCCGACCCGGATCAGGCGTTGAACCATTGGGAACGGCTGTTCGGCGAGGTGACGCGCTCGTCGTTTCTCGACTATCTGCGCAGTTCGCCGCGCATGCTCGATTTGCTCTGCACGATTTTCGGCAACAGCGACGCGCTTGCGTTTACGGTGATCCGCGATCCTATGCTGGTCTATTGGCTGGCGGAAGCGGCGGTGCTCTCGAAGCCTCCGGCTCGAAAAGAGTTAGAAGCGGCGCTGCACAAGAGCCTGGCGCATGTGACGGTGAAGGAGCTGAAGCTGGAGGCGCTACGCCGGTTTCGCCGCCGAGAGATGCTGCGCATCGGCGTGCGCGATCTGTTGCGGCTCTCGCCGGTTCAGGAAACGACGGCGTCGCTGTCGGATCTGGCGAGTCTCCTCATTCATGCGGCGTACGAGATTGTCGATGCCGACTTGCGGCAGCAGTATGGCGTGCCGATGCACAAGACGAAGCAGGGGCGGTGGGTGGAGACAGGCTTTGCCGTGATGGGGATGGGAAAGCTAGGCGGGCATGAGCTGAATTACAGTTCGGATGTCGATTTGATCTATGTGTACGCATCGCATGACGGAGAGACGCGGGCGCCACGCGGCAAGCAGGCCGGCGCACACAAGGCTGCGTCCGGCGCCGTCGGCATTTCCAATGAAGAGTATTTTGAGATTCTTTCGCGCGAACTGACGAAGGCCCTGGTTGAGCAGACGAGGGAAGGCTATGTTTTTCGCGTGGACCTGCGGCTGCGGGCCGAAGGTTCGGTTGGCCAGCTGGCGCGGTCGCTCGACGATTATAAAAAGTACTATGCCACCAGAGGGGTAGTGTGGGAGCGCTTGGCGTTGCTCAAGGCCTGGCCAGTGGCTGGTTCCATGGAAGTCGGACTCGCATTTCTCAAGATGGTGAAGCCGTTTATCTTCGGACCGGCCAAAGAAACAATCGACCTCGCCGGGGCGCTGGCGGTCATCCAAGATATCCGGGGCGTGAAGGAAATGATCGATGTGAAGATGGCCGATCGCGGGCATGAGCGGCGCAATGTGAAGCTCGGTATCGGCGGGATTCGCGAGATCGAGTTCTTTGTTCAGACGGTTCAGGTAATAGCCGGGAAGCGGGTGACAGGGCTGCTCGACCGCAGCACGCTCGGCGCGTTAAACCGGTTGGTGAAGTATAAGCTGATCTCAGGCCAGGAGCGGGATGACCTGACCGCCGCCTATGTGTTTCTCCGCGATGTCGAGCACAAGTTGCAGATGGTGCAGGATTTCCAAACCCACGCCTTGCCGGACAGTGCCGAAGAACTCGAACGCTGCGCCATTCGCGGCGGTTACGACACGGACGACCGCGCCAAAGGCGTCGCTCAATTCCATGCCGACCATGAGCGGCACACCGGTTTCGTCAATCGCTTCTTTCGTTCCTTCTATTACGACGCCAAGACCTCGCCGGTTCTGAAGGCGACGATGCGATTGGTGATGGCGTGA
- a CDS encoding Bifunctional glutamine synthetase adenylyltransferase/adenylyl-removing enzyme (MaGe:77310878), with protein sequence MPLDEQLKQAVSALCAGVAPDILQDFLSRMDREYFRRFESATIAQHVQLAARLTPEHPCEVTIAERRDQHFDLTLVAYDYFSAFANICGLLSAFGLNIEEGQIYTFAESAPPTTARASYSSGPRIRPKTRPGLSRKKIVDVFRVQPVRGMPFGPEDHRRLTDELTALLQQLDAGQFDEARQAVNRQLVEQLGKRRGSFSGLLHTVHITFDNSQSPTDTVMDIQSDDTPAFLYAFANALAMRNIYIDKAQFAIEAGKLHDRFYVRNRYGQKLTDPVDQQHLRLTAVLIKQFTHALTWAPDPAKALEAFDQFLDLTVQDTKGKAQQEALAFLGDKKTFPLLARLLGTSDFLWEDFLRRQHGNLLPLLQHYRDAPLIKPQAALRKELDKIVDKAKTDEARKEALNRFKDQELFRIDMKHMVESSGLADFSLALTELAEVIVNRSLKDCQAKLEKQYGAPKLANKKPCPFVILGQGKFGGRELGYASDIEVLFVYGGAGRTDGKQDIANSEYFERLTQELLQWIEAKVEGIFHLDIRLRPHGGKGSLTNPLEEIAKYYSPTGLAAPFERQSMIKLRTVAGDAALGKQVEAHRDHYVYGGAPWDLPTALDLRRQQLKQLVEPGTVNVKHSAGGLVDIEYAVQYLQVMHGHTHPILRTPNSMQALAGLVECGLVTRQDGENLRKAYLFIRMLIDGLRMVRGNAKDLVLPPTDSEEFIFLARRVGYTTDDWQAGARHLQTDIEQHMKLTREFFERTFGKV encoded by the coding sequence ATGCCCCTCGACGAACAGCTCAAGCAAGCCGTGAGTGCCCTCTGCGCCGGCGTCGCCCCCGACATCTTGCAAGATTTTCTCAGCCGCATGGATCGGGAATACTTTCGCCGCTTCGAATCGGCCACGATTGCGCAACATGTGCAACTTGCCGCGCGATTGACGCCCGAGCATCCCTGCGAAGTCACGATTGCCGAACGCCGCGATCAACATTTCGATCTGACGCTCGTCGCCTACGATTACTTTTCAGCCTTCGCCAACATCTGCGGCCTCCTCTCGGCCTTCGGCCTGAACATCGAAGAAGGCCAGATCTACACCTTTGCCGAAAGCGCACCGCCGACCACTGCCCGGGCCAGTTACTCCAGCGGTCCGCGCATCCGGCCGAAAACCAGGCCGGGCCTCAGCCGGAAAAAGATCGTCGATGTCTTTCGCGTGCAACCGGTGCGCGGCATGCCATTCGGACCTGAAGACCATCGCCGCCTCACAGACGAACTCACCGCCCTCCTGCAACAACTCGATGCCGGCCAGTTCGACGAAGCGCGCCAGGCCGTCAACCGCCAACTCGTCGAGCAACTGGGCAAGCGGCGCGGCTCGTTCAGCGGCCTGCTCCATACCGTCCACATCACCTTCGACAACAGCCAGTCCCCCACCGACACCGTGATGGACATTCAGTCGGACGACACCCCCGCGTTCCTCTACGCCTTCGCCAATGCGCTCGCCATGCGCAACATCTATATCGACAAGGCCCAATTCGCCATCGAAGCAGGCAAGCTGCACGATCGCTTCTACGTCCGCAATCGCTATGGGCAGAAGCTGACCGATCCGGTCGATCAACAGCACCTGCGCCTCACCGCCGTGCTCATCAAGCAATTCACCCACGCCCTCACCTGGGCGCCGGACCCGGCCAAAGCGCTCGAAGCCTTCGACCAGTTTCTCGACCTCACTGTGCAAGACACCAAAGGCAAAGCGCAGCAGGAAGCCCTCGCATTCCTGGGCGACAAAAAGACCTTCCCTCTCCTGGCCCGCCTGCTCGGCACCAGCGACTTCTTGTGGGAAGACTTCCTGCGCCGCCAGCACGGCAATCTCCTGCCGCTCTTGCAGCATTACCGCGACGCCCCGCTCATCAAGCCGCAAGCCGCGTTGCGCAAAGAACTCGACAAGATCGTGGACAAAGCCAAAACCGACGAGGCCCGCAAAGAAGCCCTGAACCGGTTCAAGGATCAGGAGCTGTTCCGGATCGACATGAAACACATGGTCGAATCCTCCGGCCTCGCCGATTTCTCACTGGCCCTAACGGAGTTGGCCGAAGTCATCGTGAACCGCAGCCTGAAAGACTGCCAGGCCAAGCTGGAGAAACAGTACGGCGCGCCCAAATTGGCGAACAAAAAGCCCTGCCCCTTCGTCATCCTAGGCCAAGGCAAATTCGGCGGGCGCGAACTCGGCTATGCCTCCGACATCGAAGTCCTCTTCGTCTACGGCGGCGCCGGGCGCACCGACGGCAAGCAAGACATCGCCAACAGCGAATACTTCGAACGGCTCACGCAGGAACTCCTCCAGTGGATCGAAGCCAAGGTGGAAGGCATCTTCCATCTCGACATTCGCCTGCGCCCCCACGGCGGCAAAGGTTCCCTGACCAATCCGCTCGAAGAAATTGCCAAATACTACAGTCCAACGGGATTGGCTGCGCCGTTCGAGCGGCAATCCATGATCAAGCTTCGCACCGTCGCCGGAGACGCCGCGCTCGGCAAGCAAGTCGAAGCCCATCGCGATCACTATGTCTACGGCGGCGCCCCTTGGGACCTTCCGACGGCGCTGGACCTGCGGCGGCAACAATTAAAACAACTCGTCGAGCCCGGCACAGTGAACGTGAAGCACAGCGCCGGCGGCCTCGTCGATATCGAGTACGCGGTGCAATATCTCCAAGTCATGCACGGCCACACACATCCGATCTTGCGGACGCCCAATAGCATGCAGGCCTTGGCGGGACTGGTGGAATGTGGACTCGTGACAAGGCAGGACGGCGAAAATCTACGGAAGGCCTATCTCTTTATCAGAATGTTGATCGACGGTCTGCGCATGGTGCGCGGCAACGCAAAAGATCTCGTCCTCCCTCCCACCGACTCCGAAGAATTCATCTTCCTCGCCCGCCGCGTCGGCTACACCACCGATGACTGGCAAGCAGGCGCCAGACATCTGCAAACCGATATCGAACAGCACATGAAACTCACACGAGAATTTTTCGAACGCACCTTTGGGAAGGTGTGA
- a CDS encoding hypothetical protein (Evidence 5 : Unknown function; MaGe:77310879), which translates to MGLVSMAVNEFHERQISNGSVHGRFMSWSLIPSHLPKGAFEKFSCEFHVLFDIGLQMSGACLPVIGGVADAAGEEDEFFGVGGREDEIFCVAAHHAQTVDQHSDKEIGLP; encoded by the coding sequence ATGGGATTGGTTTCGATGGCTGTGAATGAATTTCATGAGCGTCAGATCTCCAATGGCTCTGTGCATGGTCGGTTTATGAGCTGGAGTCTGATTCCCTCACACCTTCCCAAAGGTGCGTTCGAAAAATTCTCGTGTGAGTTTCATGTGCTGTTCGATATCGGTTTGCAGATGTCTGGCGCCTGCTTGCCAGTCATCGGTGGTGTAGCCGACGCGGCGGGCGAGGAAGATGAATTCTTCGGAGTCGGTGGGAGGGAGGACGAGATCTTTTGCGTTGCCGCGCACCATGCGCAGACCGTCGATCAACATTCTGATAAAGAGATAGGCCTTCCGTAG
- a CDS encoding hypothetical protein (Evidence 5 : Unknown function; MaGe:77310880): MQTVFLRKPRLPILLGAFVLLHVAMLMDFSIESSQASDDEKLLAQTDLYRVTASDKFGMAWCLPLGNYKGTQANIFIRWRVTAQEDLTGKSVGYQHHLADIWSAVNQQCPSITMIRISNFVAGVRLLRHGDIELPDSDLSLEGSPQEEPVNTILVSEMRNGKFDTRMSGDTYYQSLEAAREKRNPATLVPLPPPPRPLIDSDVVLTPRVNPRPPVVAPLDPGAGQASPSINQEEPLGLDVAGLPNAENYLRIYFGEFGALQATDQFVKKRFPRLYVHAVRAYGIVCGDYLPHNSPIQTIDYSYKEGLAREEIHKRYRIEPRFFMTLMSFDAGWYVDSEAYKLIQRNDCTSHATLQFMENLLRFALDEPPVQELPLEPIKRYTTTGEFEQREKQRKSGTTSKLVKEELVRIESAMDDLARRPLLRGPSDQELVDRYYQIRDRYRSEANAVVKELGFDPVFSCIYDGHALYYWRHSRPISVTDEYIQKLSGTNPIRFIGKAIDRCPTTKPVIPIVHPTEVLANLKVQRRVPPIKTDPPAPQAMNAFNRASRLADETTTLSVPVRMLVELWEKAYKVEDEGERRQALKAVVSKAHEVSEVLNRSIRDPRSRRGSAEQLEKYRVLKNEIDDRTLELEAFIVLPSVSTPVPR; encoded by the coding sequence ATGCAAACTGTTTTCTTAAGGAAGCCTCGGCTACCAATACTGCTTGGGGCGTTTGTGCTTTTGCATGTTGCCATGCTGATGGATTTTTCGATTGAGTCAAGTCAAGCGTCGGATGATGAAAAACTGCTTGCGCAAACCGATCTGTATCGCGTCACGGCAAGTGATAAATTTGGAATGGCTTGGTGTCTACCGCTCGGCAATTATAAAGGCACTCAAGCCAACATCTTCATCCGGTGGCGCGTCACAGCTCAGGAAGACCTCACCGGCAAATCAGTAGGGTATCAGCATCACCTTGCAGACATTTGGTCTGCCGTGAATCAGCAGTGTCCTTCCATCACCATGATACGCATCTCTAACTTCGTTGCTGGCGTCCGGCTGCTTCGTCATGGCGATATCGAGCTGCCTGATTCAGATCTTTCCTTGGAAGGTTCTCCGCAGGAAGAACCGGTAAATACGATCCTCGTCTCTGAAATGAGAAACGGAAAATTCGATACGAGGATGAGTGGAGATACGTACTATCAGAGCTTGGAGGCCGCGCGCGAGAAGCGTAACCCGGCAACACTCGTGCCGTTGCCTCCGCCACCACGACCCTTGATCGACTCAGACGTTGTTCTGACGCCAAGAGTGAACCCACGTCCTCCTGTTGTAGCGCCCTTGGATCCTGGAGCCGGACAGGCGAGCCCGTCGATCAATCAAGAGGAGCCGCTTGGGCTTGACGTGGCTGGCCTGCCTAATGCCGAGAACTACCTGCGCATCTACTTCGGTGAGTTCGGAGCCTTACAGGCAACAGACCAGTTCGTGAAAAAACGGTTTCCCCGGTTATATGTGCATGCTGTACGGGCATACGGGATAGTGTGCGGGGATTATCTTCCCCATAACAGTCCTATTCAAACGATCGACTACTCTTATAAGGAAGGGTTGGCCAGAGAGGAAATACACAAACGCTATCGAATTGAGCCCAGATTCTTTATGACCTTAATGTCTTTCGATGCTGGCTGGTATGTTGATTCTGAGGCTTATAAGCTCATCCAACGCAATGATTGCACGAGTCACGCGACTCTCCAATTTATGGAAAATCTTCTTCGATTTGCCTTGGATGAGCCACCTGTCCAAGAACTTCCACTGGAACCTATCAAGCGCTATACGACTACAGGTGAATTTGAACAGAGAGAAAAGCAGAGAAAATCAGGCACAACGTCCAAACTTGTGAAAGAAGAGTTAGTGAGAATCGAGTCTGCTATGGATGATCTCGCCCGACGCCCTCTTCTGCGGGGTCCGTCCGATCAGGAGCTTGTTGATAGGTATTATCAAATCCGCGACAGGTATAGAAGTGAAGCCAACGCAGTCGTGAAAGAGTTAGGTTTTGACCCCGTGTTTAGTTGCATCTACGATGGACACGCTCTGTATTACTGGCGGCATTCCCGCCCCATTTCGGTGACGGACGAGTACATTCAGAAGCTCAGCGGGACCAATCCGATTCGATTTATTGGGAAAGCAATAGACCGATGTCCCACAACCAAGCCAGTAATTCCAATCGTTCATCCTACGGAAGTGCTTGCAAATCTGAAAGTCCAAAGAAGAGTGCCGCCTATAAAGACCGATCCTCCCGCGCCTCAAGCTATGAACGCATTCAATCGTGCTTCTCGTCTGGCTGATGAGACAACCACCCTATCAGTTCCAGTGCGTATGCTTGTTGAATTATGGGAAAAAGCCTATAAGGTGGAGGATGAGGGTGAGCGTAGACAAGCACTGAAGGCAGTCGTCTCTAAAGCGCATGAAGTTTCAGAGGTTTTGAACCGATCTATTAGAGATCCTAGGTCGAGACGAGGGAGTGCTGAACAGCTGGAGAAGTATCGAGTGTTGAAGAACGAGATTGACGACCGGACACTTGAATTGGAAGCCTTCATTGTCCTTCCTTCAGTTAGTACGCCGGTGCCAAGGTAG
- a CDS encoding Formate hydrogenlyase transcriptional activator (MaGe:77310881), with translation MRDNEGSYRALLAVTNVLNSQRNSDSLWQAITEQIRKVLPWERAGVTLYNSDTDAFHFYAVETTMPNRKLQRDAVIPKKGSAIGWVYEHRTIHIRPDLQRQQVFLEDDYYAREGLGRMINSPLLIGHDCIGTLNIGSVQAGEPDSDDLEFLGQVATQIAYAIDHVQAYEQIERLHEQLARENEYLVEEIKTTYNFGAMVGKSAGYKRVVSLAQAVGPTSTAALITGETGTGKELLARAIHELSPRSQKAFVRVNCAALPMGLVESELFGHERGAFTGAEQRRLGRFELANGGTLFLDEIGEMPLEAQAKLLRVLEDGQVDRVGSAQSVPVNVRIIAATNADLAAAIGTGRFRPDLYYRLHVFPIVIPPLRDRPEDIPLLARHFLEHYRVKLKRARLEIGESSMELLVRYSWPGNIRELQNVIERAVILAQSSTVEVDERFLALPNAGEGEDLPDNLEARERLHILDVLDRTQWRIYGSAGAAVRLGLNPSTLRSKLKRLRLKRPAHIPSM, from the coding sequence ATGCGGGATAACGAGGGAAGTTATCGAGCCTTGCTGGCCGTGACCAACGTGCTGAACTCCCAGCGCAACAGCGATAGTCTCTGGCAAGCTATCACGGAGCAGATTCGCAAGGTCTTGCCGTGGGAGCGCGCGGGCGTCACGCTGTATAACTCCGACACCGACGCCTTCCATTTTTATGCGGTCGAAACCACCATGCCGAATCGCAAATTGCAACGCGATGCCGTGATCCCCAAAAAAGGCAGCGCGATCGGCTGGGTCTATGAGCATCGGACGATCCACATTCGTCCCGACCTTCAGCGGCAACAAGTCTTTCTCGAGGACGACTATTATGCGCGGGAAGGATTAGGCCGGATGATCAACTCTCCGTTGCTCATCGGTCATGACTGCATCGGCACCTTAAACATCGGCAGCGTGCAGGCCGGCGAGCCGGATTCCGACGATCTGGAGTTTCTCGGCCAGGTTGCCACGCAGATCGCCTATGCCATCGATCACGTTCAAGCGTACGAACAGATCGAACGGCTGCACGAACAACTGGCCAGGGAAAATGAGTATCTGGTCGAAGAAATCAAGACCACATACAATTTTGGCGCGATGGTCGGGAAAAGTGCCGGGTATAAACGGGTGGTGTCCCTCGCACAGGCCGTTGGGCCGACCTCGACCGCGGCCTTGATTACCGGCGAGACGGGGACGGGGAAAGAGTTGCTCGCGCGCGCCATTCACGAACTGAGTCCGCGCAGTCAGAAGGCCTTTGTGCGAGTCAATTGCGCCGCGCTGCCGATGGGGTTGGTGGAAAGCGAGCTGTTCGGGCATGAGCGCGGGGCGTTCACGGGAGCCGAGCAGCGGCGTCTCGGCCGGTTCGAGCTGGCGAATGGCGGGACGCTGTTTCTGGATGAGATCGGTGAAATGCCGCTTGAAGCGCAGGCCAAGCTCTTGAGAGTGCTGGAGGACGGCCAGGTCGATCGAGTGGGCAGCGCGCAGTCGGTGCCGGTGAATGTTCGTATTATCGCCGCGACCAACGCCGATCTGGCAGCGGCCATCGGCACGGGCCGGTTCCGGCCGGATCTCTATTATCGCCTGCATGTATTTCCGATTGTCATTCCGCCGCTCCGGGACCGGCCGGAGGATATTCCGCTTCTTGCCCGGCATTTTTTGGAGCACTACCGCGTGAAGTTGAAACGCGCTCGCCTTGAGATCGGCGAGTCGTCCATGGAGTTGCTTGTTCGGTACAGTTGGCCGGGCAATATTCGCGAATTGCAGAATGTCATCGAGCGCGCGGTGATTCTCGCTCAGTCATCGACCGTTGAGGTCGATGAACGGTTTCTGGCGCTCCCGAACGCAGGGGAGGGCGAAGATCTGCCGGATAATCTTGAGGCGCGGGAGCGGCTGCATATTCTTGACGTCTTGGATCGCACGCAGTGGCGCATCTACGGTTCCGCCGGCGCCGCCGTCCGGTTGGGGCTGAATCCCAGCACGCTGCGCAGCAAGCTGAAGCGGCTGCGCCTGAAGCGTCCGGCCCACATTCCCTCGATGTAA
- a CDS encoding hypothetical protein (Evidence 4 : Unknown function but conserved in other organisms; MaGe:77310882), translating to MEARTKWKVVILAFFLGLVGIQTVIVERWLAIDGERDRQAQIKQSMLRLERMVADIDNGFRGYVLMKQSPFLRPMITAEASIPRIIEGLGQMTEAWPDLRGRIRVIDDRITELLNTKRRLTMEMANGQEEAVLSYVRGGEGVALAQTITLAFQDFDRKLNERQREWDRDMTQLIEWVRWGVPVTAMGSLAGGFGMGRLIGRSHHVIHTDDSPASAHRRIGSSQEI from the coding sequence ATGGAAGCCCGTACGAAGTGGAAAGTCGTGATCCTCGCGTTCTTTCTTGGCCTGGTCGGTATCCAGACGGTTATTGTGGAACGCTGGCTGGCGATAGATGGCGAGCGAGACCGGCAGGCGCAGATTAAGCAGAGCATGTTACGGCTTGAACGGATGGTGGCGGATATCGACAATGGCTTTCGCGGCTATGTCTTGATGAAACAGTCGCCCTTTCTGCGGCCGATGATTACGGCTGAGGCCAGCATTCCACGGATCATTGAGGGCCTCGGGCAGATGACGGAGGCTTGGCCAGATTTGCGAGGCCGCATTCGCGTGATCGATGACCGTATCACGGAGCTGCTCAATACCAAGCGCCGGTTGACGATGGAGATGGCGAATGGGCAAGAGGAGGCAGTGCTCTCCTATGTCAGGGGCGGCGAAGGCGTGGCGCTCGCCCAAACCATTACGCTGGCGTTTCAGGACTTTGACCGAAAACTGAATGAGCGGCAGCGGGAGTGGGATCGAGACATGACGCAATTGATTGAATGGGTGCGATGGGGCGTGCCGGTAACGGCGATGGGCAGCCTCGCCGGTGGATTCGGCATGGGGCGATTGATCGGCCGCTCTCATCATGTAATCCATACGGACGACTCACCGGCAAGCGCGCATCGCCGGATTGGATCCAGTCAGGAAATATGA
- a CDS encoding Putative Nitrite oxidoreductase, beta subunit (Evidence 3 : Putative function from multiple computational evidences; MaGe:77310883) — MLYPYEERHPKWQFAFVFNINRCLACQTCSMADKSTWLFSKGQEYMWWNNVETKPYGGYPQFYDVKITQLIEQVNPGGQVWNVRVGRKHHAPYGVFEGMTIFDAGAKVGQAAIGYIPTDQEWRFVNIYEDTATSMRALVEGIDKTGFSRDEPWKMTGSSLPEHETFFFYLQRICNHCTYPGCLAACPRKAIYKRPEDGIVLIDQNRCRGYKKCVEQCPFKKPMYRGTTRVSEKCIACYPRIEGKDPLTGGEPMETRCMAACVGKIRMQSLVRIGEDGLWAEDRWHPLYYAIRVEQVALPLYPQWGTEPNGYYIPPRHSPRGYARQMFGPGVDNAIEKYLVPSRELLAVLQLWRASQQIVFRYDVIPGPKVFETQIHGKRFEMYNDTVLGFNKSGKEVARIQVEEPIYIRPAERVTWL, encoded by the coding sequence ATGCTGTATCCCTACGAGGAGCGGCATCCGAAGTGGCAGTTTGCCTTTGTGTTCAACATCAATCGGTGCTTGGCCTGCCAGACCTGTTCGATGGCGGACAAGTCGACCTGGCTCTTCTCGAAGGGGCAGGAGTACATGTGGTGGAACAACGTGGAAACCAAGCCGTACGGCGGGTATCCCCAGTTCTACGACGTGAAGATCACCCAGCTCATCGAGCAGGTGAACCCGGGCGGGCAGGTGTGGAACGTCCGCGTGGGCCGCAAGCACCATGCGCCGTACGGCGTGTTCGAAGGGATGACCATTTTCGACGCGGGCGCCAAAGTGGGCCAGGCGGCGATCGGATACATTCCGACGGACCAAGAGTGGCGGTTCGTGAACATCTATGAAGACACGGCGACCTCGATGCGCGCCCTCGTGGAAGGCATCGACAAGACCGGGTTCTCACGGGACGAACCGTGGAAGATGACGGGCAGCTCCTTGCCGGAGCATGAAACGTTCTTCTTCTATCTGCAGCGCATTTGCAACCACTGCACGTACCCGGGCTGCTTGGCGGCCTGCCCGCGCAAGGCGATCTACAAGCGGCCGGAAGACGGCATCGTGTTGATCGACCAGAACCGGTGCCGCGGGTACAAGAAGTGCGTGGAGCAGTGCCCGTTCAAGAAGCCGATGTATCGTGGGACGACCCGCGTATCGGAGAAGTGCATTGCCTGTTATCCGCGCATCGAGGGCAAGGACCCCTTGACGGGCGGTGAACCGATGGAAACGCGCTGTATGGCGGCCTGCGTGGGCAAGATCCGCATGCAGAGCCTGGTGCGCATCGGCGAGGACGGGCTGTGGGCCGAAGACCGGTGGCATCCCCTGTACTACGCGATCCGCGTGGAGCAGGTGGCGCTCCCCCTGTATCCACAGTGGGGCACCGAGCCCAACGGCTACTACATCCCGCCGCGGCACAGCCCGAGAGGCTATGCCCGGCAGATGTTTGGCCCGGGCGTGGACAACGCTATCGAGAAGTACCTCGTGCCCAGCCGCGAACTGTTGGCGGTGCTCCAGCTCTGGAGAGCCAGTCAGCAGATCGTCTTCCGGTACGACGTCATTCCGGGGCCGAAAGTGTTTGAAACCCAAATCCACGGGAAGCGGTTCGAGATGTACAACGATACCGTGTTGGGCTTCAACAAGTCGGGCAAGGAAGTGGCGCGCATTCAGGTCGAAGAGCCGATCTATATTCGGCCGGCCGAGCGCGTGACCTGGTTGTAA
- a CDS encoding 4-hydroxy-tetrahydrodipicolinate reductase (MaGe:77310884) — MINVVVAGAAGRMGCRLVALVRDSASLTLAGALEGSGHPAVGTDAGETSGAGRAGVAITSDLAALMERGEVVIDFSAPEATLEHFRIVAQHRRAMVIGTTGLNPSQLEEIKSLAKQVPCVLSPNMSVGVNLIYKVIGEMAKTLGDDYDIEVIEAHHHLKKDAPSGTALKIAEVLAQAVNRDLDQVGVYSRKGLIGERKKQEIGIQTIRAGDIVGDHTVLFGGMGERIEVTHRASSRDTFARGALRAARWVVRQPPGLYDMMDVLGLK, encoded by the coding sequence ATGATTAACGTTGTGGTGGCGGGCGCGGCGGGACGGATGGGTTGCCGGTTGGTTGCGCTGGTGCGGGATTCGGCGTCGTTGACGCTGGCTGGAGCGCTTGAGGGGAGCGGGCATCCGGCCGTCGGCACCGATGCCGGCGAGACTTCCGGAGCCGGGCGCGCCGGCGTGGCGATTACCAGCGATCTGGCTGCATTGATGGAGCGCGGCGAGGTGGTGATCGATTTCTCCGCTCCCGAGGCGACGCTCGAGCATTTTCGTATTGTCGCCCAGCATCGCCGGGCGATGGTCATTGGCACGACAGGGCTGAATCCGTCCCAACTTGAAGAGATCAAAAGTTTGGCGAAACAGGTGCCTTGTGTGCTGTCTCCCAATATGAGCGTGGGCGTCAATTTGATCTATAAAGTCATCGGGGAAATGGCCAAGACTTTGGGTGACGACTACGATATTGAAGTGATCGAGGCGCATCATCATCTGAAAAAAGACGCGCCGAGCGGCACGGCCTTGAAGATTGCCGAAGTTCTCGCGCAGGCCGTCAATCGTGACTTGGACCAGGTTGGCGTCTATTCCAGAAAAGGCCTGATTGGAGAGCGGAAGAAACAGGAAATCGGCATTCAGACCATCAGGGCCGGCGATATCGTGGGCGATCACACGGTTCTCTTCGGTGGAATGGGCGAGCGTATCGAGGTGACCCATCGCGCCAGCAGCCGCGACACCTTTGCGCGCGGTGCGTTGCGCGCGGCGCGATGGGTAGTCCGCCAGCCGCCGGGCCTCTATGACATGATGGACGTGTTAGGTCTGAAGTGA